The following DNA comes from Solanum stenotomum isolate F172 chromosome 11, ASM1918654v1, whole genome shotgun sequence.
TTTATTAAAACACGCATCAATTATGAGTCGTGTTCCCTTTTTCTACCTGAAAGAAATATCACCATCATTCAAGTAGGAAAAGAGAATATTTGATAGTTGATgtgtgttttgataaatagttggtGATCATTCGGTTATGTTCATTACACAAAAATCACTTCTTTTcacataaaaatcattttactTTTGCTTCGATTATCACCTTGGTGGATTTtataaaattgtcaaaaagtgATGTTTATGCAAAAACTAGACAATACCTGATCCTTAATAGGCATGAAAAGCTGAATGAGAACTAAGCAGTGTTCATCTAGTATAGAAGTAAGTTCGTTTATAAGCATTATCACTAAAAGTTGACTCATGATTTGAAGTTGTTGCTTCTAAACTTTATATATAAACATGAGCATGAATTCTAACCATACAAAACTAATTACGAATTGGGACTGATCCAACTtgaaagaaaatagaaattgtgtatttttcttaatGAATTATAACTACTACTATCATTTATTATTATGGACATagttattttattcataaagtATTGTATCTATGGCTTAAAAAGGTATTTACATTGATCATTGATGTATGCTTCGTCCAAGTTCAGTGATAACTATTCTCTACGTAATTACCCCTCATTTTCTTTACTtaccaaatcaataaaatctgatgtataaaataaagttaaaagcAAAGTGAAActcatttataattttaaaatacatattgatttaaaagaaaagaatatcaaaagtattaattaattataaaaaatgacataaGTAGGAAAGCGCGTGAATAGAATAATGGTTTGTAACAAAAAAATCCAGTAGTAAAGATTGTGGATATCATTTTCATATAGAGTAAATTTTGCCAAACTCTCAAATAAAGTTTAGTCCATTTCTGCTTCCCTTTGCTTACTGGGTCAAGAGAAAGAGAAGCAGAGTCAACATTTGCTGGCTGTGAGTTtctgatattatatatatgtgtgtgttcttcttcttctcagtTGGGTTATTTTGTTGTCCCGTTTTCTGCTTTAATGGActagtatttttatttgttttcatgTATATGCCAAATTCAGTCAATATGGGAGACAAATTTGGACAGGTAAAAGTGATGGTTGTACAAGGCAGGCGTTTGGTCATTCGGGACTTTAAGAGTAGTGATCCTTATGTCATTCTCAAACTGGGTAATCAGGTAACAAACGCACCTAATTCTTcaaaaaagattcaatttttagcTTGAACAATCTCTATATTTGTTGTACCAGACTGCAAAAACCAAGGTCATAAATAGCTGCCTTAATCCTGTTTGGAATGAAGAATTTCATTTTTCCATTTCAGAACATGCTCAGGTTCTCAAATTGGTAAGTCTCTCAAATTCATTTACTTCACTAATCTTGGattatttcttaaagaatgAAAATTGACTTATCCATCATGTGTAAATGTTACAGCTTTTAAGGTTGGATAAAGGTGTTAGTGAATTCTACGTACATAATTGTGATGTTTGTATATCTGAGTAACAGAATAGTATAAACGGAAATATAGGAATCTAGCAGAGATAAAAATTGGAGAAGGGCCACTTAAGGAAAAATGGCTGAGTGTTATATCATGAATGGGTACATAGCATTCATTAAGAACcgaaaaatagtttttaagaaGAAGTACCATTGGATCCTATATGTTTCACTTGGGGAAACAaccataaattattaattatgaactaaAAGACCAAGGACGATGGTCCGATAATTGTTGATGCATGAGAGGCCACAAGCTTAACTTTATACACCTGACCGGCAGAACCCCAGAGAAATGGAGAAAGAAGCTAACATGAAATGAAATAATCGAAAGAGGAAAACCTAAATTGAAGTGAGTGGTTGGGAATACTAACAGAAAAGTCTCACATGGAAACAGCACTACTCAAAGGTCCATATTTTGCAATTTGGACAAGATTTTAATACAGTAAGTTGGCGGCTGTGTAGTCTTTCTCCAATGTACACACTGCCTCTTGAGAGTTTAATATCATGACCTAGCAGCTTCTACTTTCAAATGAAGGTACGTTTTTGTGTAGTATCAAGGTATATGATAGCTTTCATGTTGAGAGAAGTGATATTTAAGCTTTCATTTTGCTGTTGAGGTGTTATATGCTAGTAGCTCTGTGGACAAAAActctattttgaagaaaatacaTAGCATGGAATTTGTGGATGTTGATCAAAGTGTATATCTGATTTAAGCAGCCATATATAGTATTCTTTATAGGAATTTGTCTTGGGATTGTCTGTGCTCAAGAATTACACCACAATATCGagatatcaagaaaatataatgcTTTGAAGTAGTTTAATAGGAGTTAATCATGCATTTGAATGCACAAATATTAAAAGCAACAAAGGACCTTTTTAGGACATTAGTAAATTTCATTTGCCTTCCTGCTTAAGGCACTAGTTCGGCTAGAAACCCTGATCAGGCAGGTCACCTAGCTAACAGAGCTATCCGTCTTTTTTTTTGAGAGGTGGTCACCATCAGTTGGTTTGGGAGTTCCTCCATGTTAGTCCATGAGCATATTGAACTGTTTGAAAGATAATATAAAGGCAAATTCCTGAATGGTGAAAAATAAGTGATAATGCAAATCACTTTGGAATAGGTAAAAATTACCTTgctcattttttatgtaatttttccacTTCCAAGTGGTGTGATAGGGCAGATAATATGATGAAACTAAGCGGAcgaaacaaaaaggaaaacaatCAAACAGCAGGAGAGGGGGCTTTACAGGATATGGGGAGAAGAAAATATCAGACTGTCCCTTTTAGCTTATTGTCCAAAGATTGGGAGTTAGAGTTCTAAGCTGATCTTGTCACTCTtatcaaaggaaaaaaatcatAGGTTTAGTTAAATAAGGAGAtgacccatctcattaaccaccgatgtagtactttttcattcttcaacataattttgttttaatgtttGATCAGATAAGTTGGTCAAACAGGTCTTTCGGTTATCCACTATATATTTAGAGGATTCTTTGAAACTTGCTATGACTGAGCTTCAGTTGCTCCACTATTCTTTGATCCTTCTTTGTAGTGAGCGGGCATGTGCGTGCACACACAGTTTTTCATTTCTATGCTTCCGTGATGATATTTACATGTATGTTGAAGATAAACTTAGATGTACGAGAAGTACTGTTCTatgccaaaaagaaaaaagaaagaaaaaaaagcattTTCACTAGGCTTTTCTAACGCCTTGTCTTCAGTGTTGTATAATTACTACCTGAAATGTGATCATTTCAATTCCTGAGTAGCcatttcaaaaatttatatcttaagTTCGTTTCAGCTTATGAAATTTCAATTGTGACAGCAAGTGTTTGACAAAGACCACTTCAAGGCCGATGACAAAATGGGAAATGCTCATCTCAGCCTTCAGCCTTTAGTTGCTTCTGCTAGATTGAGAAAGATTCTTGGGGTTACCGCTGAAGGAACAACACTGAGGAAGGTTATCCCAGAGAGTGATAACTGTCTAGCAGCGGATAGCAGTATTAATTGGGTGAATGGTGAGGTTGTGCAAGATGTCTGGTTGAGGCTTTGTGATGTGGATTCTGGGGATATAGAACTGAAGATCAAATTGATCAATCTTCCTTCTGCAGCTCCCTCTAAGTAACATGGAGATAGATCTGTTGAAGTTAGGATTGGTTGGGCCGTAGATTTACTTTCTTGTCGCAGGTGGAGAAGGATCTCAAAGATTTAGCATGTACGATATATCTAGTAGGAGAGCCAGCACTTAGTTGTATCCAGAGGTGGAGCTAGGTGGGGGTTCATGGGTTCGGACGAACCCACTAGCTTTTTCGTAGAccctatatttgtattagaaaattaaataaatatatgtacatTAACATGTGAACCCCCAAACTCCTAGCCTTGGCTCCGCCACTGGTTGTATCTCAAATGTATTATATATTCATAATGGTGTGTACTTGTGCTCCAGCTAAATCCTTGTTAGAATATTGCTTCTCCTAGTTCTTTTCAATAGCCAACAGCAGCGAGCTGATGGATTAACATACCATTGCTATGTGATATCATTCAAGTTATCGCAATAGGGTTTGCTATTCTGTATTTTTGGTGAAGCTCATCATCATTTTGACTGCTATCTTTAAGAAATCGATGCATTAAAGCTGAGAAAAGTATTGTTACCTTGAGGTCAACTATAATAAATTCATTTCCAAAGTATGAGCTAGTAAcctcaaattaaaatagaaaggTATTCAAGGTATAGACTAGGTAAATGTATCGCCTCGTCTCATTCACAAATTAGTTGT
Coding sequences within:
- the LOC125845334 gene encoding protein C2-DOMAIN ABA-RELATED 11-like isoform X1, which codes for MYMPNSVNMGDKFGQVKVMVVQGRRLVIRDFKSSDPYVILKLGNQTAKTKVINSCLNPVWNEEFHFSISEHAQVLKLQVFDKDHFKADDKMGNAHLSLQPLVASARLRKILGVTAEGTTLRKVIPESDNCLAADSSINWVNGEVVQDVWLRLCDVDSGDIELKIKLINLPSAAPSK
- the LOC125845334 gene encoding protein C2-DOMAIN ABA-RELATED 11-like isoform X2, with translation MGDKFGQVKVMVVQGRRLVIRDFKSSDPYVILKLGNQTAKTKVINSCLNPVWNEEFHFSISEHAQVLKLQVFDKDHFKADDKMGNAHLSLQPLVASARLRKILGVTAEGTTLRKVIPESDNCLAADSSINWVNGEVVQDVWLRLCDVDSGDIELKIKLINLPSAAPSK